In the genome of Nycticebus coucang isolate mNycCou1 chromosome 12, mNycCou1.pri, whole genome shotgun sequence, the window gagttggaggttgctgtgagctgtgtgatgccatggcactctaccgagggccataaagtgagactctgtctctacaaaaaaaaaaaaaaaaacttttttccctCCCCTGGGTAAACTCCTactaatgggattatgggatcaaatgaaaggtctattttgagtccttttttgagacagagtctcactttgtcacccttggtagagtgctgcattgcccagctatttttagggatgaggtctcactccagctcaggctggtctcaaacctgtgacctcaggcaatccatccgccttggcctcccaagtgctgaggattacaggcctgagccaccatgcctggcatattttgagttctttgagaattctccatacttctttccaaagaggctgtattgttgcaggaagatgaggcccaatctGAGGAGAGAAGGAACACGCAAATActgtatttaagaggaaaaaggcttttGTTCAGCTGGCAGAGctaatggcatagaagaatttgaaatggcTGCACTCCCTGACTAGCTTGTTCTTTCCCTTtatatctccagtcaaaaagttccaatccgtgggtactcttttttttttttccccagagacagagtctcactttatcgccctcagtagagtgctgttacgtcacagctcacagcaatctccaactcctgggtttgggagacaagagaattgcccgagtaggtgggactactggtgcccacaatacctggctattttttgttgcaatttggccagggctgggtttgaacccaccaccctcggcatatgggggcaTATGGGtttagtgccctacccactgagccacaggcgccgccctcaggtacctttctcattggtcagtttgaatcaagtgggaaaaGCTGTTctagcccccacagaactacaggatttcacagaagtggaaatttccaggtcctaGGAAGTCaggtctacaaattcctaagagctgagtcaccatggaaaggaccctgcaggtgtatctttgtggcctccttgagaagacctttgttctcctagacctcacccttcctgggtatcctctctcagtgttagtttgcaatcccaccagcattgtaaaagtgttcctttctctccactgtACCAGCACCTGCAGCAACATCTACATTTTAATCATCTTAGTTCTCTCTATAGTTTGTAATACCTTTTGTTGGGCCATATCCTTTATGGTAGTAAAAGCCTACTAAGAGccacaggaaagaaggaaagaccaCAGTGACTACTGTTTTTCAGATTCTTGTCGCAGTGGTCTTGCCATATCACTGCTGAGTTGCTTTTCAGGTCTGGTCCACTAGGACTGCCTTATCTTCTTCTGCCTACCAAATGTGCCATCATTGAGGTGAGGTGAAGGGATAAGTTCTCCAAAAGGTAGTAGTTGCTAAGGAAAGTTTTCAAATTGTAAAAACAGGGATGATTTGAGTTAGAAGGCAAACGTGGTAGGTAGAAAAAccttcctgtcttttctttttctgcctccctGTGCCCTGCTTTGACTAGTCTGCCTTTGGATGTGGGGGAGGAGACCCTTGGTGAGCCCTGCAGTCCTAGTAGGGCTGTACTTAAACCCTCCCTGTGGGTGGTCCACAGTGCTGGGGGCAGGTGGTGGGCCTGGGAAGGTGCCATTGAGTATGACCTTGGTCTGACTGCGAGGAAGCGTGGAAAGGGCATGCTGTGAAAACCTTTAGGGTGCATGGTGAGCAGGCAGTGGCTGTAGACACCACCCTCTATAAAGATAAGCTGGGGCTTCCTGTTCCCTCTTTGgggctttttcttccttttctttaaaagtaatttttttttttttttttctttgtagagacagagtctcactttatcgcccacggtagagtgccgtggcgtcacacagctcacagcaacctccaactcctgggcttagacgattctcttgcctcagcgtctcgagtagctgggactagaggcgcccgccacaatgcccggctattttattgttgcagtttttggctggggctgggttcgaacctgacctcagtatatggggccagtgccctgcccatgagccataggcactgccctaacaGTAACTTTTTATTTGATCAACGTATAATACGTGGCTATAGCTTAAAAATTGAGTACTACTAAAATGCTTACAACAAATACTAGCAGCCACATTCCCTTTTCCTTATGGAGGGTGCTTAGCTGCAGCTCCTGGTTTCTGGGCGACATGCAGAGACCATGGTGCTTGGTTCATCCATTTCAGGCCTTACCCTCTGCCTGCCAGTGACTGTTTCCTCCCTTGGCCCAGCCTCCTTCTCATAGCTTCTCTGCTGTCTTGCCTTCCCTGGGCTTTGGAGATACTTCTTTCCTTCAGGTGTTGGTCTCAGATGTGAGATGCCCGTGTGATCAGTATGAGGCCATCCAGGTATGCAGCTCTGAGTCTGGGAAATATCAGGAGTCCCtatttttaccttttgaaaaagtcagtttttactttttgaaaaagagCAAGGTTTGGCTGAAAGGGttgggcactgaccccatatgctggaggtagtgggttcaagcccggccccggccaaaaactgaagaaaaaaaaaaaaagcaaggtttgtgtgtttttgtttgtttttttttgcagctaaGCCATTTTTGCCCTGGGTCTGATGACATCTGCAAAGCTATATGCTGCAGACCCCACCCAGGGGTGCGGGCTTCTGCCCTAGGGTCCTCACTGGCAACCCAAAAGGCATCCTCATGTCTGTGTCTGGGAAGGCACCTGAGGGTGATCAGCTTGTGTGTCTTTACTCTATTCcatactttttacatttttccttaGTATGATCTTCTGTggctaatcaggaaaaaagagtgatgtttgaaatatttaaatatcaagGAGGGGCCCTCTGGTCTTCAAGGTCCCAGAATATGAGCAGGCTTCTAGCAGGTGAGTCCAGGTGTGCCCGAGCCTTCCCCACTGCCTGGCCCTGCTCTGCCTGGAGGGGGCCATGGTGGGGATgcaccctgccctccccaccccacccaaccTTGCTCTTCTGCACAGGTAGCCATGGTGGAGGTGCAGCTGGAGACGCAGTACCAGTACCCGCGGCTGCTGCTCATTGCCTTCAGCGCCTGTACCACAGTATTGGTGGCCGTGCACCTGTTTGCTCTGCTCATCAGCACATGCATCCTGCCGAACGTGGAGGCTGTGAGCAACATCCACAACCTCAACTCCATCAATGAGTCGCCGCACGAGCGTATGCACCCCTACATTGAGCTGGCCTGGGGCTTCTCCACCGTGCTGGGCATCCTGCTCTTCCTGGCTGAGGTGGTGCTCCTCTGCTGGATCAAGTTTCTCCCTGTGGATGCCAGGCGCCAGCCTGGCCCCGGCAGCCACACAGGCTGGCAGGCCGCCCTCGTGTCCACCATGATCATGGTGCCTGTGGGCCTCATCTTTGTGGTCTTCACCATCCACTTCTACCGCTCGCTGGTGCGCCACAAGACAGAGCGCCACAACCGTGAGATTGAGGAGCTGCACAAGCTCAAGGTGCAGCTAGATGGGCACGAGCGTAGCCTGCAGGTCGTGTGAGGGGCTGGGGGCCTGTGGTGGGCCTGTGCCTGGGAGTCAGGAGCAAACTGCTTGCATTTGGGGAGACTCAAAAATGCAGACTTGCACCCCAGGCTGCTTAGATACTGCCAGATAGTTCAAGACCAAAGTTGTACTCCTGTCTTAATGTAATAACCCAGATGATTTTCCTGAAAATGTGGAACATCTGGTAGTTAAACAAGAGGCTCTTCTTGGCTGCCAGGGGCATGTCTGATGGCGATAAGGCAAGGACTGTGGCAGTCACCTGGGAGCAGGAAGGCAGATTGGTGCTTCTCTTCCCAGCCCTGGGGGAAGTTGAGTGGCCTGGATTGGTGGGCAGCAGGCAGGAGCTTAGGGCACAAGTCAGTACAGCATGTGGGATGGGTGCTGCAGCTGATGTCAAAGTTGTTAGTCCTTGCAGGAGACTTCCAAGGGTGAGGCCTGGCCAGGGCCAAGGAGGTGCATCCATGAGCGGTGCGAGGTGCCCACTGAGGAGGCCAAGTTAGTTGAGGGCACTAAGCTCAAATTCTTTTCCCAGCCAGCATGAAGCCCAAGACACATTGACTCAGTGAGGCCACCAGGTTGGGAAAGGACTCAGTCTAAAAGCCTCCATCTCTTGGTCATAGAATGACCCCTTAGCCTAAGTCAGCTCCCTTTGGGCTCTGTCAGCAGCAGGACTGGGGCCCAGCAGCTGAGCCTTCCCAGCTTGCTGCTGCTTGTAGCCCCAGGTGGCAGGAGGGACAGCTTGGGGGGAACTTCTTATCTAGACAGGCCATTGGCTTGGTCTGGCCTGTGGATAGTGGGTCTAGGAGCCAGCCTAGGCCAAGTGCAGGCCCTCTTTGTTAGGACACCAAGAAACTGCAGGGATGGCAAGATCCGATCCCCCGTGTGCTCCCTTGCTGGGCCCTCCAGGCCTCTGCCAACACAGGATCCCTAGTTCACACAGTGACTTAGCTGTGCAGTATGGTTGCAGTGTTTTCACTGAAGTGATCTGCTAGACCTTCCCCTGTGTTCTCGGGCCCCACAGCACCCTGAGCTGTTACACACCATGTTGACCCCACTCCCCGCCAGCAACCTGgagaagcactttttttttttttttgagacggagcctcaagctgtcgccctgggtagagtgccgtggcatcacagctcacaacaacctccatctcctgggctcaagcaattctcttgcttcagcctcccaagtagctgggactacaggcacccgccacaatgcccggctattttttggttgcagccgtcattgtttggcaggcccagggtggaatcaaacctgccagctcaggtgtatgtggctggcaccttagccacttgagccacaagcgccgagctGAGAAGCACATTTTTGTTCTTATGGTCATTGGGCTTTGTTGTGCTCTgattacagttctttttttttttttttttttttggccggggctgggtttgaacccgccacctccggcatatgggaccggcgccctactccttgagccacaggagccgccctgatTACAGTTCTTTTAACAGTTCAATATCACTGCAGGGTCTGGGTTGTCTGTGCTGTGGAATTCCAGGTAGCCTGGGTGAGGTCTCTGGGACATGAATGCTGTTGAGAACACAGACGTTAACATGCAGCTCAGAGATGTCAAGGGTGAGGCTGAGTCCCACTGTAAGTTTTTAGTACCTATGGGGAGCCTGGACATCGTGCCCTGTGGGGCCAGAGAAGACCCCTCCATCTTTCCAAGGATAGGTCATGTCCCCTGCAGACATTTGTCTGTGACACACTTGCCTTCTAGTGCATGTCTGTATTTCCACAGAGCCTTGTTGAAAAggttctggggcggcgcctgtggctcagtgagtagggcgccggccccatatgccgagggtggtgggttcaaacccagccccggccaaactgcaacaaaaaaatagccgggcgttgtggcgggtgcctgtagtcccagctacttgggaggttgaggcaagagaatcacgtaagcccaagagttagaggtgctgtgagccgtgtgacgccacggcactctacccgagggcagtacagtgagactctgtctctacaaaaaaaaaaaaaaatagggcggcacctgtggctcaaggagtagggcgccggtcccatatgccggaggtggtgggttaaaacccaaccccggccaaaaaaaatcacaaaaaaaaaattaaataaagaaataaagaaaaggttCTTCTGATTTAATGTTTTTGCTTTCCTAATGAACATCAGCATCACTCCTGCCTTGTGTCCTGGCAGAGCCAAGATGGGCTGGCTCTTCTCAAAGGGTGGCTCTCCAAGGCTGGAAGGGCAACAGGCCCTTATTCTGGCCTGAGACTTTTAAGAGGGCTATGCTGGGCCCTCTCCTGCTGCCCACCTTTCTGGGCCAGCTGGTGCTCCTTCTCATGGAGCACCGCACATGGACTGTGGAAAGTGCATCTGGAGAGCTGTTTGCCTGGTGTGGGCCAATAGCATCAGGGCCACATGATAGAGACAGGGCCATATACATGTCTAGTGCTCTGATCAGGAGAAAGTGGTCTTACAGTTTCTTGTTCTCTGCTTTCATCCAGAGAGTGCTCTCCCAGCTCCAGCCTCCAGTTCTGAGACCTGAGGCAAACAATTGCTGTGGGAGCTAACATGGAGATGGGCCATGCTCATCAGGAGGGGAGACATTAGAGTTGCCCCAGAGCTTCTGGAGAGATGAGGGGTAAAGTTACTCTTGGGAGGTGCAGAGACAACTCCAATAGGCAGCTTGGAAGATAGGAAAACCATTTGCAAGTTAGAAATTTGGTTCCTGGAAGGttagcctgatttttttttttttttttttgtagagacagagtctcacttttatggccctcagtagagtgctgtggcctcacacggctcacagcaacctctaactcttgggcttacgcgattctcttgcctcagcctcccgagtagctgggactacaggcgcccaccacaacgcccggctattttttggttgcagtttggccggggccgggtttgaacccgctgccctcggtatatggggccggcgccttatcgactgagccacaggcgccgcccaggttagcctgatttttgttttgtttttttttgtagagacagagtctcactgtaccaccctcgggtagagtgccatggcatcacatggctcacagcaacctctaactcttgggcttacgcgattctcttgcctcagcctcccaagcagctgggactacaggcgcccgccaaaactcccggctattttttgttgtagtttggccggggctgggtttgaacccgccaccctcggcatatggggccggcgccctactcactgagccacaggcgccgcccaaggttaGCCTGATTTTTAAGTGTATTATAACTATGGCCTGTGCCTGGTGAGAGGTTCCACAGGCTGCCCTGGGGTCATTATGGGCTTGCCCTAGTTTCAGATAGAACCTTCCTGGTGCTCCTAAAACAAGCACCCTCAGACAGGCTGAGGCCCTTTCCACTGTGGAACACACTCTTATCTATAGTACCTGTCCACAAGTCTCAAAAAGCAAGTGTTTCTGCTTCAGACTTAGAAGGCAGAATATGTCTCCGCGTCTTCTGGGAAGGTCTGTTGAGGACAAAACCACAGGAGCCTGAGTGAGTCAGGGGTCACCTGCAGCTGTTACGTGTCTTGTGCTCATCATTTATGCATGACACTATACAGATCATGCGTGGATTTTTAAAACAGTTGCCCTGGATTGAACTGAATAAACTAGTAAAGCTGTTCAAAGCTCCTTCTGTTCTTGGCAAGACATTGCAGGCAGGGGGACATGCTGCAGCCCTGGTCCTTCCCTGGTATCTGCTGCAAGGGTGAGTCCTTCTGGATACCATCTACCTCCTCTTGTGGCTGGTGACTGGCTGGAGTCCTAATAGGCTGCTCCGTGAGAGGGTGTGGACACCCAGATACACCGTCATGGGATCCCACTAACTGGGTCCCAACGGTAAGTGCCTCTGCCTGCCACTTCCTTTCCAAGTGGGGCCCTCTCTTTCTGGAAACACAGGAAGAGGCAAGAGAGCTCGCATATGGAGGCTACAGTTTCCTTAAAGGGAAATCCTTTGTCAGTTCAATGGAGCACTCCTGCAGTGAGCCCAGTGAGCCTGCAGCCTgcgatggttcacacctgcagACCCACTGAGAGAGAGCTTTTGTCTTGATTCTGATGGCTTGGGAAAGTCACAGGGTAGAGTCCATAGTGCCCTGAGTGGGACCCTGCAGACCACTGCTAGAATAGAACTGAGCCCGGAGGCTCCTTGCTAAGCCCTCTTTCCAGGCCACCTGCTGGCCACTTGGGGGTTGCTGTGGTACATGGGACAGGCAGGCAGTTCAACACCAATCTAGGAAGGAATAACTCCAGAGAATGCTCCTGGGACCAAGCTCTGTCCCTTTCCACTCCTGAGTTAGGACCTGCCCAGACAGCACCACCTACACTCTGAACAAACAGCACTGAGGCCCCTGAACGTCTTTCCAAAGGGCAGGCCAAGGGGTCAGCTGAGTTGCCCGACTGACTTGGGAGTAGGAAACTGTAGGAAGCTGCTATCAGAATGGACCCTGCTGCATTAGTGTGTCCCCCATAGAGAACTCTTGCAGGCCTTCTTGAGACTGCAGGAACATTGTAGCAGACAGCAAAGTCTGCACAACACATGTCTGCTGCCAAGGAAAGTGTAGGAGTATGTATGATGGCCACTTGAAACGTGAGATAAGCAAATGTCCTTACTCCACAGGTGGTGGGGGCGGGGCCCAGCACTTCAGAAATGTGCAGGGCAGGCTACCAAGGGCCAGGCCTGGCACCCTCCATCCCTATCCCCAGCTGGGTGAGGTGTGGCTATGACACGTTGTGGCTGTGGACACAGAAGGCACATAGGGCCTAGTGGTCTTCACATCACAGCTTTTAGGACAGACTCAACTCTGAGGGTCACCAACCTTTCATGTAATGAATGTTTCCTACAGTTTATCTGTGGGATTACTACAAGGGCCAACTGTCAAATGCTTGGCCAGCACTGAGGAATGCTAGGAAAGAACACATTTCTTTGCTCAATAGCTTCCCAAACCTCTCCTGGTGAAGTCTCTGTGTGCATTGGTCCCCAAATGCGCATCTCCCACAGAACCCTTGGCTGATGGAGCATTCTGTAGACTCTGCCCCCGGGTGCCTACCTGGCCCAGCTGGTATCTGCATGGGGTCATGGCATTGGGAAGAAACTGCTCCATCCTCGCTGATGAGGGAGCAGCTGTCTgggctcccactcccaccccctgGCAGCTGAGGGTGTGGAGAACGGGCCTCTACCCTGGGCTGGAGGGCTTCTATCTGGTTTTCCTGAGGGTCTTCACAGGGTTCTTCAAGCCGCACAGGGGGCTCAGTAGCTGGGATGCCATTTCACCAGGTGGTAGATGGCAGCCAGCAGCTCCCCTGCCCAGAGGCTCTAGAAGCTTCGAAGAGTGACCTGGCAGAATGGTGCGGACTACCCGATGAGGCCTTGCTCCCCCAAATGTGGCTCTAGGCACATGCAGGGAGCCGAGTGTGTCTCATAAACAACATGAGGGCTAGCCATGCAGGTTCAGGCTCCTGGCCACTGTTGTGCGTGGGCAGCTGTCCATCCAAGTAAGCCTGCAGCCAGAGTGAACAACCTTGTATCCTAGGAGGTGAGGAGCCTTCCCCCcactcctttttttctgagacaacagtctgttgccccaggctagaggtGCTGTGTCCTACTTGTTAACAGCCTTATAGAAAAGGAGGGACAGGCTCTCAGGGTTTTCCCTGCCTTCACCACAGCCCTCTGGCTCCGAAGTTGTCACCAACTCTGAAATCTAGACTTCAAATCCTCTGTCATTTCTGTTCTTCAACAAGCTCCCCAAATGAAGGGACCAGGCCGGGGGAGTGGGGAGGGTAGTGAAGCCTCATTAAGAGAGacagataaaggagaaaatggtTTTAAATGTTTCCAGCCTTTTTAGGCTCAAACTATCCCACTGTCCCCAAACTGTGACAAATAACCAAAGCAGAATGGCTACAGTGCAGGTCAAAGGGGACAGACGTGAGGTGCATTCCCAACACAACCAGTTCCTGCGCAGGGCTCATGCTGCCTATGGCATTGGGAGTCAGACATCTCCTAAAACCTAATGAGCTGGGAAAAATGACATTGCTGGGCTCCTGACTTCAATCTCAAGCCTGGCCAACTCTAGGACCAGTGACTCTGGCCAGGCCCCGTGCCATCTCCTGTCCCCAGGGAGGAGCTCACACAGGTCTTCCTTGGAAGGAAAGAGCGATTTGCAGGAGTTCATGGCCCAGTTCCTGCTGCGTCCCTCCAGGACAGAACTCAGCTGACAGCTCCCTGAAGGTGGCACAGACACGGCGGGCCTTGATGTGTCTGCGGTGGATGGCATGCTTCCACTGGTGCCGTGCAGCCCCTGTTAGCACCAGCAGGGAGCGTCGAGGTAAGGAGATAGCCACTTCTACCTCCTGGCACAGCACAGACCTGCTGGGGGCTATCATACTGTCCACCAAGGCCTCTGGGGCAGCCAATGGGGCTGAGCAGAGCAGGAGGCTGCCGGGCGCCTTGCGGCACATGGACAACACAGTTGgggacaggaggctgaggctcaccagccgctccccccacagCCAGGTATCATCCAAGTGGGGGTCAATGGCAGAGCCCCACTCAGGGCAATAGTCCAGGTTACACTGTTCAACGGGCTGGAAGCCCTCCAGCCCAGGATAGAGGCCCATTCTCCGCACCACCTCACGGCTAAAGCTGGGAAGACCTCGGAAGCCTGCAGTCTTTAGCTTCTGTTTCCGAAAGTTGACTTTGGGGCCATAATCCTAAAGGATTAAGACAAAAGGGCGGTGAAAAAGTGTTTTAACTTCACAGACCAGGTCTAAACAATTTAGTTAAAATGACCATGGCAAagcaaaagccctgacttcaagGATGGGACATTCTAGCAAGAGGAGGCAGACACCAAAGAGCTAGAAATAAACAGCAgggcagcaccagtggctcaaaggagtagggcgctggccccatatgctggaggttgcaggttcaaacccagccccggccaaaaactggaaaaaaaaaaaaaaaaaaaggtatatgtccaatgaaatgttattcagccacaaaagaaATGAAGCACTGACATGTGGATGATTTAACATGGATGAACATTGAAAActgctcagtgaaataagccagacaccaAAGGTCACACACTGTAccattccatttgtatgaaatatccagagcaggcaaatccacagagacagcaGCTTAGTGGGTGCCAGGGAAGGCGAGAATGAGGTATGACTGCTAATGGggatggtttatttatttatttgaaacagagtctcactatgtcgctctcagtacaatgctgtggtgtcgcagctcacagcaaccttgaactcttgggcttaagcaattctcttgcctcagcctcccaagtaactaggactacagacgtctcccacaacacctggctttctttttttttggttgcagttgtcattgttgtttagctggcctgggctgggttcaaacctgtcagccttggtgtatgtgactggcactataaccactgtgctgtgggcactgagccaagggatggggtttctttttgagtgatgaaaatgttctggaattaaaaTACACATACTCTGCAGAGACCCTTGCTGCCCACAACCCCTGGGTTAGGGAGCCTCATCCACTGCCAACCATTAGGGTGTGGGGGGGTATGGCCATAAAGCTCTGAGCAGTGG includes:
- the ORAI2 gene encoding protein orai-2 codes for the protein MTCLAPTMSTELNVPVDSSTPACSEPGHKGMDYRDWVRRSYLELVTSNHHSVQALSWRKLYLSRAKLKASSRTSALLSGFAMVAMVEVQLETQYQYPRLLLIAFSACTTVLVAVHLFALLISTCILPNVEAVSNIHNLNSINESPHERMHPYIELAWGFSTVLGILLFLAEVVLLCWIKFLPVDARRQPGPGSHTGWQAALVSTMIMVPVGLIFVVFTIHFYRSLVRHKTERHNREIEELHKLKVQLDGHERSLQVV